From the genome of Hymenobacter cellulosilyticus, one region includes:
- a CDS encoding TonB-dependent receptor plug domain-containing protein — protein MNKRKGDAFAWTRFVNDDRNVPAIYPNGFDPIITSDIWDASAVVGLRTRLGEWDVDISNNFGSNRFEYGVRNSLNTSLGASSPTSFDAGGFQLQQQVQSLGLTRNYKTVLQGLNVAAGAEWRHEWYSLFAGEQSSWANYNTDPDVEVTGGSQGFPGYQPGDAIKAERDNLGVYLDAELSITPQWLLAAALRYEHYTDFGGTLNYKASTRYNLTEFLTLRGTYSTGFRAPSLAQINFNSTFTNFVNGQPVEVLLARNNNPVTQKLGIPSLRQETSNSANIGLTSRIGSSLTLTLDGYYIQVKDRVVLTSQFAARIPDPNDEDNTILDPVIGADLEALNVGQAQFFANAADTRSLGLDVVLSHTATLGTSGRLNSTLAANFNRLRIDRVQTSGRLTGREEEFFGAREQAFVKASAPPSKINLTFDYKVSKWGALLRFVRFDEVTLIGWNGKPMNFDPRITTDLTLSYSLSDHIQLAIGSSNLGNVYPTLFDPQQTESGGAWDPVQMGANGRFYFAKLQARF, from the coding sequence GTGAACAAGCGTAAGGGCGACGCCTTCGCCTGGACTCGCTTTGTCAATGATGACCGTAACGTGCCGGCTATTTACCCTAATGGCTTCGACCCCATTATTACCAGCGACATCTGGGATGCCTCAGCCGTGGTGGGCCTGCGCACCCGCCTGGGCGAGTGGGACGTGGATATCAGCAACAACTTCGGCTCCAACCGCTTCGAGTACGGGGTGCGCAACTCGCTGAATACGTCCCTGGGTGCCAGTTCACCCACCAGTTTCGACGCGGGCGGCTTCCAGCTACAGCAGCAGGTGCAGAGCCTGGGCCTCACGCGCAACTACAAAACCGTGCTCCAGGGCCTTAACGTGGCCGCCGGCGCCGAGTGGCGCCACGAATGGTACTCACTGTTTGCGGGCGAGCAAAGCTCCTGGGCCAACTACAATACCGACCCCGACGTGGAAGTCACCGGCGGCTCCCAGGGCTTTCCCGGCTACCAGCCCGGCGACGCTATTAAGGCCGAGCGCGATAACCTGGGCGTGTACCTCGACGCCGAGCTGAGCATCACGCCCCAGTGGCTGCTTGCTGCGGCCCTGCGCTACGAACACTACACCGACTTCGGCGGTACGCTCAACTACAAAGCCTCCACCCGCTACAACCTGACCGAGTTTTTGACCTTGCGCGGTACCTACAGCACCGGCTTTCGGGCGCCTTCCCTGGCCCAGATCAACTTCAACTCCACCTTTACCAACTTCGTGAACGGGCAGCCGGTGGAAGTGCTGCTGGCCCGCAACAACAACCCCGTCACGCAGAAGCTGGGCATTCCGAGCCTGCGGCAGGAAACCTCCAACAGCGCCAACATCGGCCTGACCAGCCGCATCGGCTCCTCGCTGACCTTGACCCTGGACGGCTACTACATTCAGGTGAAAGACCGGGTGGTGCTCACCAGCCAGTTTGCCGCCCGCATTCCCGACCCCAACGACGAAGACAACACCATCCTCGACCCGGTTATTGGGGCCGACCTGGAGGCTTTGAACGTGGGACAGGCGCAGTTCTTTGCCAACGCGGCCGATACCCGCTCCCTGGGCCTCGACGTGGTGCTGAGCCACACCGCCACGCTAGGCACCAGTGGGCGGCTCAACTCGACGCTGGCGGCCAACTTCAACCGCCTGCGCATCGACCGGGTGCAGACCTCGGGCCGCCTCACGGGCCGGGAGGAGGAGTTTTTCGGGGCCCGGGAGCAGGCCTTCGTGAAAGCCTCGGCCCCGCCGTCCAAGATCAACCTGACCTTCGACTACAAAGTCAGCAAGTGGGGCGCACTGCTGCGCTTCGTGCGCTTCGACGAGGTGACCCTCATTGGCTGGAACGGCAAACCGATGAACTTTGACCCTCGCATCACGACCGACCTGACCTTAAGCTACTCGCTCAGCGACCATATTCAGCTGGCCATCGGCAGCTCCAACCTGGGCAATGTGTATCCCACACTGTTCGATCCGCAGCAGACGGAAAGCGGCGGCGCCTGGGACCCGGTGCAGATGGGCGCGAACGGTCGGTTTTACTTTGCTAAATTGCAGGCCCGTTTCTAA
- a CDS encoding TonB-dependent receptor, translating to MPDQCYGLGQSQTTLSGVVKDAAGRPVIGATVVEKGTNNGTATDNAGRFTLSSRASSPRLVISSIGFAPQEVATGSGEISVSLAEATTSLGTVQVVGSRSQNRSVTDSPSPVDIIDLREVTTRTGQLDVNQLLQFVAPSFNSNRQTGSDGADHVDPASLRGLGPDQTLVLVNGKRQHQSALVNLFGSRGRGNTGTDLNVIPAASIERIEILRDGAAAQYGSDAIAGVINIVLKSSVKELTTSVNYGAYDAKYRFDDQKFDGGNFNANVNYGVGLGERGSFVNATLDFNQRQHTQRANVPSIDGLLRREYGDPQVSNASAYLNSKFAVDERTSVYVFGA from the coding sequence GTGCCTGACCAGTGTTACGGCCTGGGGCAAAGTCAGACGACGCTAAGTGGGGTGGTAAAGGATGCCGCGGGCCGACCCGTAATCGGCGCTACGGTGGTGGAGAAAGGGACGAACAATGGCACGGCAACCGATAATGCCGGCCGCTTCACCTTGTCGTCGCGCGCCAGCAGCCCGCGCTTGGTCATCAGCTCCATCGGCTTTGCGCCCCAGGAAGTAGCGACCGGCAGTGGGGAAATCAGCGTGAGTCTGGCCGAGGCTACTACCAGCCTAGGCACGGTGCAGGTGGTGGGCTCCCGCAGTCAGAACCGCTCCGTAACCGATTCGCCCTCCCCGGTCGACATCATTGATTTGCGGGAGGTAACGACCCGCACCGGGCAGCTCGATGTAAACCAGCTGCTGCAATTCGTGGCCCCGTCCTTCAACTCCAACCGCCAGACCGGCTCCGATGGGGCCGACCACGTGGACCCGGCTTCCTTGCGCGGCCTGGGCCCCGACCAGACCCTGGTGCTCGTGAACGGCAAACGCCAGCACCAGTCGGCTCTGGTGAACCTGTTCGGCTCCCGCGGCCGCGGCAATACGGGTACCGATTTGAATGTCATTCCGGCCGCCAGCATCGAGCGAATCGAGATTCTGCGCGATGGCGCCGCCGCCCAGTACGGCTCCGACGCCATTGCCGGGGTGATTAACATCGTGCTCAAATCATCGGTGAAAGAGCTGACCACTAGTGTAAACTACGGTGCTTACGACGCCAAATACCGCTTTGACGACCAGAAATTCGACGGCGGCAACTTCAATGCCAACGTCAACTACGGCGTGGGCCTGGGCGAGCGGGGCAGCTTTGTCAACGCCACGCTCGATTTCAACCAGCGCCAGCACACCCAGCGCGCTAACGTGCCCAGCATAGACGGCCTACTGCGCCGCGAGTACGGCGACCCGCAGGTGTCGAATGCCTCGGCGTACCTGAACTCCAAGTTTGCCGTGGATGAGCGCACGTCGGTGTACGTGTTCGGGGCGTGA